The Mytilus edulis chromosome 12, xbMytEdul2.2, whole genome shotgun sequence genome contains a region encoding:
- the LOC139497375 gene encoding ankyrin repeat domain-containing protein 34A-like yields the protein MENLLAKALSTGQLKLAKMLIEGGQNVNFCNSSGVTPLMLACSLDVDDKHIQRKLQLVKYIRHRKANLTAVDNIGRTALMYALFSGCKQTIQFIKSHGLMQSVNIPSNIRRAKFRDEELFASFESANNNSSFRKV from the coding sequence ATGGAAAACTTATTAGCAAAGGCTCTTTCTACAGGGCAGTTGAAACTAGCAAAGATGCTTATTGAAGGAGGacaaaatgttaatttttgtaaCTCATCAGGTGTTACACCTCTTATGCTTGCGTGTAGTCTAGATGTGGATGATAAACATATACAGAGGAAACTACAGCTAGTAAAATATATCCGTCATAGAAAAGCAAACTTAACTGCGGTGGATAATATTGGACGGACAGCTTTAATGTATGCATTGTTTTCAGGATGTAAACAAACAATACAGTTTATTAAAAGTCATGGACTGATGCAATCTGTCAACATTCCTTCGAATATCAGGAGAGCTAAATTCAGAGACGAAGAACTTTTTGCCAGTTTTGAATCTGCTAACAACAATTCTTCTTTCAGGAAAGTGTAG